From Micromonospora rhizosphaerae, the proteins below share one genomic window:
- a CDS encoding iron-containing alcohol dehydrogenase family protein — protein MPLLARSVLTPLHIDVRRGAVADLGTILADGRISAGGDVAVVVGPGQGEKVADLVRPSLRSADVFTVAGGTLDAADDLGGKLRARSYDAVVGIGGGKTIDVAKYAATRRGLPMVSVATSLANDGIASPVASLITDEIKGSYGVHIPIAVIVDLDFVESGPERHNRAGVGDVVSNISALADWELAREVRGEPFDGLAASLSRAGAEAVINHPGDMSDDAFVTVLAEALISSGLAMAIEGTSRPCSGGCHEIMHAIDSLFPGTASHGELAGLGALFCTFLRGDERRLIEMSACLARHGLPRLPADVGLTDDQFVEAVQFAPATRPDRYTILEHLAMSPTETRERLADYAGALRDHLG, from the coding sequence GTGCCGCTACTAGCCCGGAGCGTGCTGACGCCGCTGCACATCGACGTGCGGCGGGGCGCGGTAGCGGACCTCGGAACGATCCTCGCCGACGGCCGCATCTCCGCCGGCGGTGACGTCGCGGTCGTGGTCGGGCCGGGGCAGGGGGAGAAGGTCGCCGACCTGGTCCGCCCGTCGCTGCGGTCGGCTGACGTGTTCACCGTCGCCGGGGGAACTCTGGACGCCGCCGACGACCTCGGCGGCAAGCTCCGCGCCCGGTCGTACGACGCGGTGGTCGGCATCGGCGGCGGGAAGACCATCGACGTGGCGAAGTACGCGGCGACCCGTCGGGGCCTGCCGATGGTGTCGGTGGCCACGAGCCTCGCCAACGACGGGATCGCCTCGCCGGTGGCCAGCCTGATCACCGACGAGATCAAGGGCTCCTACGGGGTGCACATCCCGATCGCGGTGATCGTGGACCTCGACTTCGTGGAGTCCGGCCCGGAGCGGCACAACCGCGCCGGCGTCGGCGACGTGGTGAGCAACATCAGCGCGCTGGCCGACTGGGAACTGGCCCGCGAGGTACGCGGCGAGCCATTCGATGGGCTGGCCGCCTCGCTCTCCCGCGCGGGCGCCGAGGCGGTGATCAACCACCCGGGTGACATGAGCGACGACGCCTTCGTCACGGTGCTGGCCGAGGCGTTGATCTCCAGCGGCCTGGCGATGGCGATCGAGGGCACCAGCCGCCCGTGCAGCGGCGGCTGCCACGAGATCATGCACGCCATCGACTCACTCTTCCCCGGCACCGCCTCGCACGGCGAACTGGCCGGCCTCGGCGCGCTGTTCTGCACCTTCCTTCGCGGCGACGAGCGCCGGCTCATCGAGATGTCGGCGTGCCTGGCCCGGCACGGCCTGCCCCGGCTCCCCGCCGACGTGGGGCTCACCGACGACCAGTTCGTGGAGGCGGTGCAGTTCGCCCCGGCCACCCGGCCGGACCGGTACACCATCCTCGAACACCTCGCGATGTCGCCTACCGAGACGCGGGAGCGGCTGGCAGACTACGCCGGTGCACTCCGCGACCACCTTGGCTGA
- a CDS encoding CDP-alcohol phosphatidyltransferase family protein → MHSATTLAEPSRPTVADFHRVNRGGGLFSESVSQWLGAVFALVAQRLGLRPTALTITNLLLGLAASVTVVALAGRVAAGDVPAWAVGLVALVGWQVAYALDCADGQLARVTGQGSAAGARVDVLCDVAAQIALVTALGATAVAQRPATPTWLIAVFAGTWMVNLVTSVMQSGPNAASMVTSTSLPVRLVKLVRDYGAVIFLAGLVLTFAPALTVWVVVAFTVVNGGFLLASIAFSARASLR, encoded by the coding sequence GTGCACTCCGCGACCACCTTGGCTGAGCCGTCCCGCCCCACCGTCGCCGACTTCCACCGGGTCAACCGGGGCGGCGGCCTGTTCAGCGAGTCGGTCAGCCAGTGGCTGGGCGCGGTCTTCGCGCTGGTCGCGCAGCGGCTCGGGTTGCGCCCTACCGCGCTGACCATCACCAATCTGCTACTCGGCCTGGCCGCCTCGGTGACCGTGGTGGCGCTCGCCGGCCGGGTCGCCGCCGGGGACGTACCGGCCTGGGCGGTCGGGCTGGTCGCGCTGGTCGGCTGGCAGGTCGCGTACGCCCTGGACTGCGCGGACGGGCAGCTGGCCCGGGTCACCGGGCAGGGCAGCGCGGCCGGCGCCCGGGTGGACGTGCTCTGCGACGTGGCCGCCCAGATCGCGCTGGTCACCGCCCTCGGCGCGACCGCCGTGGCGCAGCGCCCCGCGACGCCGACCTGGCTGATCGCGGTCTTCGCCGGCACCTGGATGGTCAACCTGGTCACCTCGGTGATGCAGTCCGGCCCGAACGCGGCCAGCATGGTCACCTCGACCTCGCTGCCGGTACGCCTGGTGAAGCTGGTCCGCGACTACGGCGCGGTGATCTTCCTGGCCGGCCTGGTGCTGACCTTCGCCCCCGCGCTGACGGTCTGGGTGGTTGTCGCCTTCACGGTCGTCAACGGCGGCTTCCTCCTCGCGAGCATCGCCTTCTCCGCCCGCGCCTCCCTCCGCTGA
- a CDS encoding glycosyltransferase family 4 protein produces MRIVVAHNRYREAQPSGENTIVDAEMAQLTAAGVEVLPFIRSSDEIPTMPTTAKALLPISPIYAPRAQQELSRLLTEHRPDVLHLHNPYPLLSPWVVRTAHRHGVPVVQTVHNYRQVCSSGLYFRDGMICQDCRGRALGVPAIVHRCYRGSRAQSALMATTLAVHRGTWKSVDRFIALTTAVADHLRDYGIPDERIVVKPNAVPDPGPPAPLGDGFLFMGRLTPEKGLDLLLEAWRRHPVGALGPLRVAGDGELRPMVEAAAAERPDVSYLGQLDRAGVRAAIEASAVVLATSTWHDVLPTVIIEALASGRPVLGTALGGIPYLVGAGTPREPAGTGPASVASAVRGDGAATLPVGVVAGEAGWVVSPDPAALAAALPVARTGAAALAPAARARYERTFHPDVVTKQLIDIYADAARTAPRH; encoded by the coding sequence GTGAGAATCGTGGTGGCGCACAACCGGTATCGGGAAGCCCAGCCCTCCGGCGAGAACACCATCGTCGACGCGGAGATGGCGCAGCTCACCGCCGCCGGGGTGGAGGTGCTGCCGTTCATCCGCAGCTCGGACGAGATCCCGACGATGCCGACGACGGCCAAGGCGCTGCTGCCGATCTCGCCGATCTACGCCCCCCGCGCCCAGCAGGAGCTGAGCCGCCTGCTCACCGAGCACCGGCCGGACGTGCTGCACCTGCACAACCCGTACCCCCTGCTCTCGCCCTGGGTGGTGCGGACCGCGCACCGGCACGGCGTGCCAGTGGTGCAGACGGTGCACAACTACCGGCAGGTCTGCTCCTCCGGGCTCTACTTCCGCGACGGCATGATCTGTCAGGACTGCCGGGGCCGGGCTTTGGGCGTGCCGGCGATCGTGCACCGGTGCTACCGCGGGTCCAGGGCGCAGAGCGCCCTGATGGCCACCACGCTGGCGGTGCACCGGGGCACCTGGAAGTCGGTCGACCGGTTCATCGCGCTCACCACGGCGGTCGCCGACCACCTGCGCGACTACGGCATCCCGGACGAGCGGATCGTGGTGAAGCCGAACGCGGTGCCGGACCCGGGACCGCCGGCTCCGCTGGGCGACGGTTTCCTCTTCATGGGCCGGCTCACCCCCGAGAAGGGGCTGGACCTGCTGCTGGAGGCGTGGCGCCGGCACCCGGTCGGCGCGCTGGGCCCGCTGCGCGTCGCCGGTGACGGCGAGCTGCGCCCGATGGTCGAGGCGGCCGCCGCCGAGCGGCCGGACGTGAGCTACCTGGGCCAGCTCGACCGGGCCGGGGTACGCGCCGCGATCGAGGCCAGCGCGGTGGTGCTCGCCACGTCCACCTGGCACGACGTGCTCCCGACCGTGATCATCGAGGCGCTGGCCAGCGGGCGGCCGGTGCTCGGCACCGCGCTCGGCGGCATCCCGTACCTGGTTGGCGCGGGCACCCCCCGCGAACCGGCCGGCACCGGCCCGGCCAGCGTCGCCTCGGCCGTCCGGGGAGACGGTGCCGCGACCCTGCCGGTGGGTGTGGTGGCGGGCGAGGCGGGTTGGGTGGTCTCCCCGGACCCGGCGGCGCTGGCCGCGGCGCTCCCGGTCGCGCGGACCGGCGCCGCCGCACTGGCCCCCGCCGCCCGCGCCCGCTACGAGCGCACCTTCCACCCTGACGTGGTCACCAAGCAGCTCATCGACATCTACGCCGACGCCGCCCGCACCGCCCCGCGTCACTGA
- a CDS encoding Fpg/Nei family DNA glycosylase, whose protein sequence is MPELPEVEALAGYLRERAVGRCVDRIEVAAISALKTYDPAPSVVAGRAVLNARRHGKFLDVAFDGGLHLVVHLARAGWLQYREAFPSAAPLRPGKGPIALRVRLDDGSGFDLTEAGTQKKLAAYLVTDPAQVPGVAKLGPDALGADLATFAERMRSRRGQVKGVLTDQAVLAGVGNAYSDEILHAAKLSPFALTDRLTDEQLAALHVATREVLGDAVRRSVGQRAAELKGEKRSGLKVHARTGLPCPVCGDTVREVSFADSSLQYCPTCQTGGKPLADRRLSRLVR, encoded by the coding sequence GTGCCTGAACTACCGGAGGTGGAAGCGCTCGCGGGTTACCTGCGCGAGCGCGCGGTGGGGCGCTGCGTGGACCGGATCGAGGTCGCGGCGATCAGCGCCCTGAAGACGTACGACCCGGCGCCGAGCGTCGTGGCCGGTCGGGCCGTGCTGAACGCCCGCCGGCACGGCAAGTTCCTCGACGTGGCCTTCGACGGCGGCCTGCACCTCGTGGTCCACCTGGCCCGGGCGGGCTGGCTGCAATACCGGGAGGCGTTCCCGTCGGCCGCCCCGCTCCGCCCGGGCAAGGGCCCGATCGCCCTGCGGGTACGCCTCGACGACGGCTCCGGCTTCGACCTGACCGAGGCCGGCACCCAGAAGAAGCTCGCCGCGTACCTGGTGACCGACCCGGCGCAGGTGCCCGGGGTGGCCAAGCTGGGCCCGGACGCGCTCGGCGCCGACCTGGCCACCTTCGCCGAGCGGATGCGCAGCCGCCGGGGCCAGGTGAAAGGGGTGCTGACCGACCAGGCGGTGCTGGCCGGGGTCGGCAACGCGTACTCGGACGAGATCCTGCACGCGGCGAAGCTCTCCCCGTTCGCGCTCACTGACCGGCTGACCGACGAGCAGTTGGCCGCCCTGCACGTGGCGACCCGGGAGGTGCTCGGCGACGCGGTCCGCCGCTCGGTGGGCCAGCGGGCCGCCGAGCTGAAGGGGGAGAAGCGCTCCGGGCTGAAGGTGCACGCCCGGACCGGCCTGCCCTGCCCGGTCTGCGGGGACACCGTCCGGGAGGTCTCCTTCGCCGACTCCAGCCTCCAGTACTGCCCCACCTGCCAGACCGGCGGCAAGCCGCTCGCTGACCGTCGGTTGTCCCGCCTCGTACGGTGA
- a CDS encoding sugar transferase yields MRHVDSFEIQPPTPSPHNGVPRSAWARARRRVSRWHRPYTAALLLLDFCAAALASFLAQEIFGQARAGFYNAKEDPTWFYTVAFLLLPLGWVVILWANRAYDRRYLGLGPDEFKRVIRGGVAVAATVSFIAFATKTDLSRWSVGFALLGALVLLLLGRFLARFLLHVIRRKAGQAGHRMVLVGTLPECLEVYAAVTRNPTAGLVPVAIHITDGYAAARGLETPVPVYAGRDVLALVREVGGDTIAVCGSASAEPGELRRLAWQLEGSGVDLVVAPQLTDIAGPRVHIRPIEGLPLLHVEEPTLSGPALLAKNLMDRVAAGLGLLLLVPLFVAIAIAIRISDPGPVFFRQPRVGHEGRTFQVWKFRTMYVDAEERLAGLVDQNETDGLLFKMKQDPRVFPVGRFLRASSLDELPQLINVLWGEMSLVGPRPLPADDGDFLGDVRRRLLVRPGITGLWQVSGRSDLSWDEAVRLDLYYVDNWSLAYDLSILWRTVGVVFARKGAY; encoded by the coding sequence GTGCGGCACGTCGACAGCTTCGAGATCCAGCCGCCGACTCCGTCGCCGCACAACGGCGTACCCCGGTCGGCGTGGGCCCGCGCCCGGCGCCGCGTCTCCCGCTGGCACCGTCCCTACACCGCCGCGCTGCTGCTGCTCGACTTCTGCGCCGCGGCGCTGGCGAGCTTCCTCGCCCAGGAGATCTTCGGCCAGGCCCGGGCCGGCTTCTACAACGCCAAGGAAGACCCCACCTGGTTCTACACGGTCGCGTTCCTGCTGCTGCCCCTCGGCTGGGTGGTCATCCTCTGGGCCAACCGGGCCTACGACCGGCGCTATCTCGGGCTCGGTCCGGACGAGTTCAAGCGGGTGATCCGGGGCGGGGTCGCCGTCGCCGCGACCGTCTCCTTCATCGCCTTCGCCACCAAGACCGACCTGTCCCGGTGGTCGGTCGGCTTCGCCCTGCTCGGGGCGTTGGTGCTGCTCCTGCTGGGCCGCTTCCTGGCCCGGTTCCTGCTGCACGTGATCCGCCGCAAGGCCGGTCAGGCCGGGCACCGGATGGTGCTGGTCGGCACCCTCCCGGAGTGCCTGGAGGTCTACGCCGCGGTCACCCGCAACCCGACCGCCGGACTGGTGCCGGTGGCCATCCACATCACCGACGGGTACGCCGCCGCCCGGGGCTTGGAGACCCCGGTGCCGGTGTACGCCGGCCGGGACGTGCTGGCCCTGGTGCGGGAGGTCGGCGGGGACACCATCGCGGTCTGCGGCTCGGCCAGCGCCGAGCCGGGCGAGCTGCGCCGGCTGGCCTGGCAGTTGGAGGGCTCCGGGGTCGACCTGGTGGTCGCCCCCCAGCTCACCGACATCGCCGGCCCCCGGGTCCACATCCGCCCGATCGAGGGCCTGCCGCTGCTGCACGTCGAGGAGCCGACCCTGTCGGGCCCGGCGCTGCTGGCCAAGAACCTCATGGACCGGGTCGCCGCGGGACTGGGTCTGCTGCTGCTGGTGCCGCTCTTCGTCGCGATCGCCATCGCCATCCGGATCTCCGACCCCGGGCCGGTCTTCTTCCGCCAGCCGCGGGTCGGCCACGAGGGGCGGACCTTCCAGGTCTGGAAGTTCCGCACCATGTACGTCGACGCCGAGGAGCGGCTGGCCGGCCTGGTCGACCAGAACGAGACCGACGGCCTGCTGTTCAAGATGAAGCAGGACCCGCGGGTCTTCCCGGTGGGCCGCTTCCTGCGCGCCTCCTCGCTGGACGAGCTGCCGCAGTTGATCAACGTGCTGTGGGGCGAGATGTCCCTGGTCGGGCCGCGCCCGCTGCCCGCCGACGACGGTGACTTCCTCGGCGACGTACGCCGCCGGCTGCTGGTCCGGCCGGGCATCACTGGGCTGTGGCAGGTCTCCGGCCGCTCCGACCTCTCCTGGGACGAGGCGGTCCGGCTGGACCTCTACTACGTCGACAACTGGTCGCTCGCGTACGACCTGAGCATCCTGTGGCGCACCGTCGGCGTGGTGTTCGCCCGCAAGGGCGCGTACTGA
- a CDS encoding sensor histidine kinase has protein sequence MGGNLSAVFGVVSLVSALAAALYAVGRLRARRGIATATQRATYEVLHTAGLAAEPLRAGLSAAGAAKAVRHLRTLVGAAGLALTDREALLALDGRGAHHGHQLLAAARRAAAAGRSTVLRESELHCDLVDCPVRGAVVAPLSADGRVVGALVAIADDQPAPGLVQATLETAHWTSDQLALAELDSSRERLARAEVRALRAQISPHFIYNALTAIGSFVRTDPERARELILEFAEFTRYSFRAHGEFTTLAEELRSIDRYLTIERARFGDRLQVRLQIAPEVLPVTLPFLCLQPLVENAVRHGLSRKPGTGMVSIEARDAGAECHITVEDDGVGMDPTTLTAGIAELAGAGSDPTDDPGQHVGLSNVDERLRSVFGDRFGLVVETGLGSGTKVNMRVPKFHPGVRAGS, from the coding sequence GTGGGTGGCAACCTCTCCGCCGTCTTCGGCGTCGTCTCGCTGGTCAGCGCGCTGGCCGCGGCCCTGTACGCGGTCGGCCGGCTGCGCGCCCGGCGGGGCATCGCCACGGCCACCCAGCGGGCCACCTACGAGGTGTTGCACACCGCTGGGCTGGCCGCCGAGCCGCTGCGGGCGGGGCTGAGCGCGGCGGGCGCGGCGAAGGCCGTACGCCATCTGCGGACCCTGGTGGGCGCGGCCGGGCTCGCGCTGACCGACCGGGAGGCGCTGCTCGCCCTCGACGGGCGTGGCGCGCACCACGGCCACCAACTCCTCGCGGCGGCCCGGCGGGCGGCGGCCGCCGGCCGGTCGACCGTGCTGCGGGAGTCGGAGCTGCACTGCGACCTGGTGGACTGCCCGGTCCGGGGCGCGGTGGTAGCGCCGCTGAGCGCGGACGGCCGGGTGGTCGGGGCGCTGGTCGCGATCGCCGACGACCAGCCGGCGCCCGGGCTGGTGCAGGCCACCCTGGAGACCGCGCACTGGACCAGCGACCAGCTCGCCCTGGCCGAGCTGGACTCCTCCCGGGAACGCCTGGCCCGGGCGGAGGTAAGGGCCCTGCGCGCCCAGATCAGCCCGCACTTCATCTACAACGCGCTGACCGCGATCGGCTCCTTCGTCCGCACCGACCCGGAGCGGGCGCGGGAGCTGATCCTGGAGTTCGCCGAGTTCACCCGCTACTCGTTCCGGGCACACGGCGAGTTCACCACGCTGGCCGAGGAGCTGCGCTCGATCGACCGCTACCTGACCATCGAGCGGGCCCGGTTCGGCGACCGGCTCCAGGTGCGGTTGCAGATCGCCCCGGAGGTGCTGCCGGTGACCCTGCCGTTCCTCTGCCTCCAGCCGCTGGTGGAGAACGCCGTCCGGCACGGGTTGTCCCGCAAGCCGGGCACCGGCATGGTGAGCATCGAGGCCCGCGACGCGGGCGCGGAATGCCACATAACGGTGGAGGACGACGGAGTGGGGATGGATCCGACCACGCTGACCGCCGGCATCGCCGAGCTGGCCGGCGCCGGCAGCGACCCGACCGACGACCCGGGCCAGCACGTCGGCCTCTCGAACGTCGACGAGCGGCTCCGGTCGGTCTTCGGCGACCGGTTCGGCCTGGTCGTCGAGACCGGCCTCGGCTCGGGTACGAAGGTGAACATGCGGGTGCCCAAGTTCCACCCCGGCGTACGGGCGGGCTCGTGA
- a CDS encoding LytR/AlgR family response regulator transcription factor, with amino-acid sequence MSERSERTDRASATNASGFLRVLAVDDEPPALDELAYHLRTDPRVARLHTAGDATEALRVLRDGDVDVVFLDIRMPGLDGMELARVLRRFARPPAIVFVTAYDDGAVDAFDLGATDYVRKPVRAERLAESLRRVIGSRVVPSHPAALARAEEDPTIPIELAGTTRMLPRSAVRWVEAQGDYARLHTADGSHLVRVSLATLAERWADAGFVRIHRSYLVQLKLIAELRLVNSGYVVVIDGTELPVSRRHTRELKDKLVRAAKQDWNR; translated from the coding sequence GTGAGCGAGCGCAGCGAGCGAACCGACCGGGCCAGCGCAACGAACGCATCCGGATTCCTCCGGGTGCTGGCGGTGGACGACGAGCCGCCGGCGCTGGACGAGCTGGCCTACCACCTGCGGACCGACCCCCGGGTGGCCCGGCTGCACACCGCCGGCGACGCCACCGAGGCGCTGCGGGTGCTCCGGGACGGCGACGTGGACGTGGTCTTCCTGGACATCCGGATGCCCGGGCTGGACGGGATGGAGCTGGCCCGGGTATTGCGCCGGTTCGCCCGGCCCCCGGCGATCGTCTTCGTCACCGCGTACGACGACGGCGCGGTGGACGCGTTCGACCTGGGCGCCACCGACTACGTCCGCAAGCCGGTACGCGCCGAGCGGCTCGCCGAGTCGCTGCGCCGGGTGATCGGCTCCCGGGTGGTGCCGTCGCATCCGGCCGCCCTGGCCCGGGCCGAGGAGGACCCGACCATCCCGATCGAGCTGGCCGGCACCACCCGGATGCTGCCCCGCTCGGCGGTGCGTTGGGTGGAGGCGCAGGGCGACTACGCCCGGCTGCACACGGCCGACGGTTCGCACCTGGTCCGGGTCTCGCTGGCCACCCTCGCCGAACGCTGGGCCGATGCCGGGTTCGTCCGGATCCACCGGTCGTATCTGGTGCAGTTGAAGCTGATCGCCGAGCTCCGGCTGGTCAACTCCGGCTACGTGGTGGTGATCGACGGGACGGAGCTGCCCGTGAGCCGCCGCCACACCCGGGAGCTGAAGGACAAGCTGGTCCGGGCCGCGAAGCAGGACTGGAACCGCTGA
- a CDS encoding protein kinase domain-containing protein, whose amino-acid sequence MGGEEILGYRYRLVDQIGQGGMGVVWRAFDEVLDRQVAVKVLASRFAEDAESRQRVLAEARAAARLTHPHIAAVYDYGESVTDAGNRVPFVVMELLQGRSLHNRLKRGPLPVESALRCCAEIASALASAHAHGVVHRDVKPGNVMLTPAGAKVVDFGLAAVAGKHDQEEDGGELRGTPEYVAPERLFGEAVLPAADVYALGVILYRLLAGRLPWAANSNVEMLEAHAFLEPAPLPMVPGLPPIVRGLVHRCLLKKPNQRPDSHEVAVTLAYAAGVQVPLDRPAEDDLDEPAGSEPSAGEAESGSLGGSSRGRIALRPDPLSLPPATGPAGEPYVARLARHLDGSLDHVALRRQASVLLRGAVDFDLAIWAVLDPTTLMWASCVVDGGPHDDQFERELFANEYGQEDVLRIVDLAEGARVGTLGASTQGDPSSSWRFRHLLKPRGLVDELRLSCYDHEGTWGTLLLYRAGGRFTDADIAQLAPASRPLGVALHRSLVRGDPPAEAPPGAGEAAPPEETLPDPPEEPPAPRWLGLPIPRRARRGRPSAQPAPAPEPEPPARHQPPLAGSLTLSPDGRLFDMTEDARHLLDTTELARMGAAVTRGRVSGLLDPSGAHHDGRWLAFHAVPRETALAVTVQRIRPHQVSDFVIRALGLEPWQGRLLGAVARGRNTRQIAQDLGMSAYAVQDGMMSLFTAFGVSGRVELVKALFFDHYVPLHAADVRVPPAA is encoded by the coding sequence GTGGGGGGCGAGGAGATCCTGGGGTACCGCTACCGGCTGGTCGACCAGATCGGCCAGGGTGGCATGGGTGTCGTCTGGCGCGCCTTCGACGAGGTGCTGGACCGGCAGGTGGCGGTGAAGGTGCTCGCCTCCCGGTTCGCCGAGGACGCGGAATCGCGCCAGCGGGTGCTGGCCGAGGCTCGGGCCGCTGCCAGGCTGACCCACCCGCACATCGCCGCCGTGTACGACTACGGCGAGTCGGTGACGGACGCCGGCAACCGGGTGCCGTTCGTGGTCATGGAGCTTCTCCAGGGCCGCTCGCTGCACAACCGGCTCAAGCGCGGTCCGCTCCCCGTCGAGTCGGCGCTGCGCTGCTGCGCCGAGATCGCGTCCGCGCTCGCCTCCGCGCACGCCCACGGGGTGGTGCATCGCGACGTGAAGCCGGGCAACGTGATGCTCACCCCGGCCGGTGCCAAGGTGGTCGACTTCGGCCTGGCGGCGGTGGCCGGCAAGCACGACCAGGAGGAGGACGGGGGCGAACTGCGCGGCACCCCGGAGTACGTGGCGCCGGAGCGGCTCTTCGGGGAGGCCGTCCTCCCGGCGGCCGACGTCTACGCGCTCGGGGTGATCCTCTACCGGTTGTTGGCCGGCCGGTTGCCATGGGCGGCGAATTCCAACGTGGAGATGCTGGAGGCGCACGCCTTCCTCGAACCCGCCCCGCTGCCCATGGTGCCCGGCCTCCCGCCGATCGTCCGTGGCCTCGTGCACCGTTGCCTGCTCAAGAAGCCGAACCAGCGTCCGGACAGCCACGAGGTCGCGGTCACCCTGGCGTACGCGGCCGGCGTCCAGGTACCGCTGGACCGCCCGGCCGAGGACGATCTGGACGAGCCGGCCGGGTCGGAACCCTCGGCGGGGGAGGCGGAGAGCGGCAGCCTGGGCGGATCGTCCAGGGGCCGGATCGCGCTGCGGCCCGATCCGCTTTCCCTGCCGCCCGCCACCGGCCCCGCCGGTGAACCGTACGTGGCGCGGCTCGCCCGGCACCTCGACGGCTCGCTCGATCACGTCGCGCTCCGGCGGCAGGCCAGCGTGCTGCTGCGCGGCGCGGTCGATTTCGACCTGGCGATCTGGGCCGTGCTGGATCCGACCACGTTGATGTGGGCGTCCTGCGTGGTGGACGGCGGCCCGCACGACGACCAGTTCGAGCGCGAACTGTTCGCCAACGAGTACGGCCAGGAGGACGTCCTGCGGATCGTCGACCTGGCGGAGGGCGCCCGGGTGGGTACCCTCGGCGCCAGCACCCAGGGAGACCCGTCGTCCAGTTGGCGCTTCCGGCATCTGCTCAAGCCGCGCGGTCTCGTCGACGAACTGCGCCTGTCCTGCTACGACCACGAGGGGACCTGGGGGACGCTGCTGCTCTACCGGGCCGGCGGCCGCTTCACCGACGCGGACATCGCGCAGCTCGCGCCCGCGAGCCGGCCGCTCGGTGTGGCACTGCACCGCAGCCTCGTCCGCGGCGACCCGCCCGCGGAGGCACCGCCGGGGGCGGGGGAGGCTGCGCCGCCGGAAGAGACCCTTCCCGACCCGCCGGAGGAGCCGCCCGCCCCCCGGTGGCTCGGCCTACCGATACCGCGCCGGGCACGACGCGGCCGGCCCTCCGCCCAGCCGGCGCCCGCGCCCGAGCCCGAGCCGCCGGCCCGGCACCAGCCGCCGCTGGCGGGTTCGTTGACCCTCTCGCCCGACGGCCGGCTCTTCGACATGACCGAGGACGCCCGGCACCTGCTGGACACCACGGAGCTGGCCAGGATGGGCGCCGCCGTCACCCGGGGCCGGGTGTCGGGCCTGCTGGACCCGTCGGGCGCCCACCACGACGGCCGGTGGCTCGCCTTCCACGCGGTGCCACGGGAGACCGCGCTGGCGGTCACCGTGCAGCGCATCCGGCCGCACCAGGTGAGCGACTTCGTCATCCGGGCGCTCGGGCTGGAACCCTGGCAGGGGCGGCTGCTCGGGGCCGTCGCCCGGGGGCGCAACACCCGCCAGATCGCGCAGGACCTGGGCATGTCCGCGTACGCCGTGCAGGACGGCATGATGTCGCTGTTCACGGCGTTCGGGGTGTCCGGCCGGGTCGAGCTGGTCAAGGCGCTCTTCTTCGACCACTACGTGCCGCTGCACGCGGCGGACGTCCGGGTCCCGCCGGCGGCCTGA
- a CDS encoding LuxR C-terminal-related transcriptional regulator yields the protein MSVSTVFALHARPATHLLVSRAVAALADTELVGVSSRAGEALRVLDILAPDALTVDVRLPDGDGIDLASRVRARRPDLRVVLFGSATDQLLRRAVTAGVSAYLPRTAGVAQTADAIRDSLAGRASFPSRSLAGALRSGPPAGLSRREREVNQLILDGLSPIEIARRLQVSESTVRTYAARARAKIDMAARPDAEGGWRGSPPSG from the coding sequence ATGTCGGTGTCGACGGTCTTCGCTCTCCACGCCCGGCCCGCCACCCACCTGCTGGTCAGTCGTGCCGTCGCCGCCCTGGCGGACACGGAACTGGTCGGCGTCAGCAGCCGGGCCGGCGAGGCCCTGCGGGTCCTCGACATCCTGGCGCCGGACGCGCTGACCGTGGACGTCCGCCTGCCCGACGGCGACGGGATCGATCTGGCGTCGCGGGTGCGCGCCCGTCGACCCGACCTGCGGGTGGTGCTGTTCGGCTCGGCCACCGACCAGTTGCTCCGGCGCGCGGTGACCGCGGGAGTCTCGGCGTACCTGCCCCGCACGGCGGGGGTCGCGCAGACCGCGGACGCCATCCGGGACAGCCTGGCGGGACGGGCCAGCTTCCCGTCCCGCTCCCTCGCCGGCGCTCTGCGCAGCGGCCCGCCGGCCGGGTTGAGCCGGCGGGAGCGCGAGGTCAACCAGCTGATCCTCGACGGGCTGAGCCCGATCGAGATAGCCCGCCGGCTGCAGGTCAGCGAGTCGACCGTCAGGACGTACGCCGCCCGGGCCCGAGCCAAGATCGACATGGCGGCCAGGCCGGACGCCGAGGGCGGGTGGCGCGGCTCCCCGCCCTCCGGATAG